In a single window of the Drosophila albomicans strain 15112-1751.03 chromosome 3, ASM965048v2, whole genome shotgun sequence genome:
- the LOC117569126 gene encoding transcription factor grauzone, with product MICRLCLNSANDTIQIFEGVGLSLNVATVLAKYFWFQPKNDDPISTAVCVDCWTRVNDFNEFYCSVEKAHRLLTERFSLKSGEQEKTKQIAPAQKAEPIEDVKELIDASDEDEFDDAVFDQGHEDEAVDALYDNASESEASFSNEQFLNDVVAQQDAEQPNEPTEEEQEEVVVVKQEVDPVVTPERRETRATRAKSKAASQLPEETPKEKPLLVKRRGRAKTEKVEVSSVEEDSGSKASKRYVDYKKSMVEIDEKIAQHMRLTCSICHEGQTTFLLLCKHMQQVHHRKGYAVCCNKKFYKRSFLTDHIDRHSNPEKFKCNLCGRTFADKQCLRNHELLKHQPEEEKTFICEHCPKRYTKQYLLDQHRIIHKERTVPCDLCDRRFPNFSMLCTHVKMVHGNYGTMCDICAQVIRGQAAFQRHQLEHAGITEPKVQCDICGSWHKNKYSLKKHVSRHNGNSVESTCNICGKVSPNRSAMLSHMRYVHTADRVHGCSVCNKKFKKAINLKEHMATHTGEVLYKCPHCPKTFNSNANQHSHRKKCHPKEFEEARRARLQNRMEPSNATGDGKSSKSSMITVTTAGATEGEMETHNILVTTAEQSDGDADDDDVEFKGEDIEFMLTLSPQPVE from the exons ATGATTTGCCGCCTGTGCCTGAACAGCGCCAACGACACCATACAGATATTTGAGGGCGTTGGCTTGTCCCTAAACGTTGCCACGGTGCTAgccaaatatttttggttCCAG CCAAAAAACGATGATCCCATCTCAACGGCTGTCTGTGTGGACTGCTGGACACGCGTCAATGATTTTAACGAGTTCTACTGCAGCGTGGAGAAGGCGCATCGCCTCCTCACCGAAAGGTTCTCGCTAAAGAGCGGCGAACAGGAGAAGACCAAACAAATTGCTCCTGCGCAAAAGGCCGAACCCATTGAAGATGTGAAAGAACTCATAGATGCCAGCGATGAGGATGAATTTGATGACGCTGTCTTCGATCAAGGCCACGAAGATGAAGCTGTTGATGCTCTATACGATAATGCCAGCGAAAGTGAAGCATCATTTAGCAACGAGCAGTTTCTCAACGATGTGGTGGCACAGCAAGATGCAGAGCAACCCAACGAGCCAACAGAGGAAGAGCAGGAGGAAGTGGTGGTAGTAAAGCAAGAAGTGGACCCAGTTGTGACCCCAGAGCGTCGAGAGACGCGTGCCACACGcgccaaaagcaaagcagcaagTCAATTGCCGGAGGAGACTCCAAAAGAGAAACCGCTGCTCGTTAAGCGCAGGGGCAGAGCAAAGACTGAAAAGGTCGAGGTCAGTAGTGTTGAAGAGGATTCTGGCAGCAAAGCAAGCAAACGTTATGTGGATTATAAAAAATCGATGGTGGAGATCGATGAGAAGATAGCGCAGCACATGCGACTCACCTGCAGCATTTGCCACGAGGGCCAGACGACgtttctgctgctgtgcaAGCACATGCAGCAAGTGCATCATCGCAAGGGCTATGCGGTCTGTTGCAACAAGAAGTTCTACAAACGCTCCTTTCTCACCGATCACATTGATCGTCATTCCAATCCCGAGAAATTCAA ATGCAATCTCTGTGGTCGCACGTTTGCGGATAAACAGTGTCTGCGCAACCATGAGCTGCTCAAGCATCAGCCCGAGGAGGAGAAGACATTCATATGCGAGCACTGCCCCAAGCGCTACACGAAACAGTATTTGTTGGATCAGCATCGCATCATACACAAGGAGCGCACAGTGCCCTGCGATCTCTGCGACAGGCg CTTTCCCAATTTCTCCATGCTGTGCACGCATGTGAAAATGGTGCACGGCAACTATGGCACCATGTGCGATATCTGCGCCCAGGTGATACGTGGCCAGGCGGCCTTCCAGCGCCATCAACTTGAGCATGCGGGCATCACAGAGCCCAAGGTGCAGTGCGACATTTGCGGCTCGTGGCACAAGAACAAGTACAGCCTGAAGAAGCATGTGAGCCGACACAATGGCAACTCCGTGGAGAGCACCTGCAACATCTGTGGCAAAGTATCGCCCAATCGCAGCGCGATGCTGAGTCACATGCGTTATGTGCACACCGCAGATCGTGTGCATGGCTGCAGTGTGTGCAACAAGAAGTTCAAGAAGGCCATCAATCTGAAGGAGCACATGGCAACGCATACGGGCGAGGTGTTGTACAAGTGTCCGCATTGCCCGAAGACCTTCAACTCGAATGCCAATCAGCATTCGCATCGCAAAAAGTGCCATCCCAAGGAGTTTGAGGAGGCGCGCCGAGCACGTCTACAGAATCGCATGGAACCGAGCAACGCAACCGGTGATGGTAAATCGAGTAAGTCCAGCATGATTACAGTTACCACCGCTGGTGCGACGGAGGGGGAAATGGAGACGCACAACATACTGGTGACGACGGCCGAGCAAAGCGATGGCGAtgccgatgacgatgatgtgGAATTCAAGGGCGAGGACATTGAGTTTATGCTGACGCTGAGTCCACAGCCAGTGGAATGA
- the LOC117571315 gene encoding uncharacterized protein LOC117571315 has product MHCATRFKRCCNSHMSKDAVTATEALGKGARQQKKATPPPKPQRGKRKPSATPTSILCELMRLKAQQKYLECNQVKLNASNFLDDNDPGGDIDIDIDGGEDALHTASRRPSSGPKVSSLINDIDRLKLELDEKLQKYRIDKRGQLQDMWHYMQTLKEDVFKPERLSLYTVNAVKDRIIGLNGQLERLNVQSSKELESLKQEFEQMERENKFVWKDSM; this is encoded by the coding sequence ATGCATTGTGCAACTCGCTTCAAACGCTGTTGCAACAGTCACATGTCTAAAGACGCCGTAACAGCAACTGAGGCACTTGGCAAGGGGGCGCGGCAGCAGAAGAAGGCGACGCCCCCACCGAAGCCCCAGCGTGGCAAAAGGAAGCCATCGGCCACGCCCACCAGTATACTGTGTGAACTGATGCGCCTCAAGGCACAGCAAAAGTACCTCGAATGCAATCAAGTCAAGCTGAATGCCAGCAATTTTCTCGATGACAACGACCCTGGTggcgacatcgacatcgacatcgatgGCGGGGAGGATGCACTCCACACGGCGAGTCGAAGACCTTCGAGCGGTCCCAAAGTCAGCAGTCTCATCAATGACATCGATCGCCTTAAGCTTGAACTCGACGAGAAACTGCAAAAGTATCGCATCGATAAACGTGGCCAATTGCAGGACATGTGGCACTACATGCAGACCCTCAAGGAGGATGTCTTCAAACCCGAGCGACTAAGTCTCTACACAGTTAATGCTGTAAAGGATCGTATTATAGGACTGAATGGTCAACTGGAGCGACTCAACGTGCAAAGCTCCAAGGAATTGGAATCCCTGAAGCAGGAGTTTGAGCAAATGGAGCGGGAGAATAAATTCGTGTGGAAGGATAGCATGTGA